A region of the Salmo salar unplaced genomic scaffold, Ssal_v3.1, whole genome shotgun sequence genome:
TGTGTACCAATGACAGCGGCTTATATTAGACACCAAACACAAATGTGGTTCACTCATTTATTAGCCTTTCACGGTACATATTCTAACATCATTCTCAGTGAAATCTCTTTTATGATGAGAAGCATCAACCGGGAAGTGGTAACAGGTAAAGGACTCTTGTGAAGGTCACATAACCAACAAGGTCATTGCTGCTCCAATACCAGCCAATCCAACAAGGGTCATAATAATGTTCCTAGATCTGGACTCCGGTTCTGCTACTGGAAAGAACTCCACGAACCCATTCTGGAAACACTTCAAAAGAAATATTAGATTACAGGTAGACCAGGACAATGGTGGCATCTCCCAGTCATTACTGAACGTAGCCAGGAGTTATGTTTGACTAGCCAGTCCTTGTGGTGAGTGACCAGGTACGCTGATATCTCCTCTCCCGCCACCTCCACACAGTTGTCTCTCCCCTTGTCTTTCAAGTACTGGCACACCGCAGCTCCAAAAGATGTCAGGCTGGCAACACGGCCCCAGTTGACGGTCCCGTCTTGAAAGATGATATGGGCTACTGCACTGAGGAACTTCACGTCATCCCCTCTGTCATCCACATAGAGTGTGTTGATCATACCTTTAACGTCCATAGCGCAAACATGTTAAATGACTTTGTCACTGGCTAGTGTTAGCTGTTGGTGTCATAACGCAATACCTACCATTGTATGTGTATCTGTGCTTCTCCAGTAATTGACCAACAACTCTACTCATTGTTGACAGAGCTTTGCTTTCATTCCACCTAGGTTTCAGAAGTCCCGTACATTGTCCTAGGACACATTTAATGAGTTGCCTGGTGTCGGTGTCCAGGGCTCCGGTCTGGTGATGGTATGTTTCCTGATGTGATATCTTCATTGTGTGCATTTACGCGTGGATGGTAACCTATGTCTTCAATGATAGTCTGCAGGCTCACAACAACACAGGATACCTTTACTGTGTTGACACTTATATACACAAGATGGGAGTTATTCACCCTAGCTCTAGCACTGACAGAGTGCAACTATTACACCAGGGgtaacatatgccttatgcagtCAGCAACGTCAAAAGACAAAAGAAGATATCAAAGGCGTACTTCATGTTACGTTTATTtaaatacagcaacactacacactaccgtaCGCAATATCAAACAGGCTCATAGAATGTGTTATGTTTGTTACAGTAAAAGGTAATTTGCAACAACATAGAAAGGTACCATGTCAAGGTATAAATGTGAAAGTCTTCAGCCTCATCCGAAGTTCTTTGGTCATTTCATCGCAGTGCGGGTGATGTCCCTCGGAGGGTAGGTACCTTCCCTGGATGGTGAGGGCGCTGCAGAAAACGCAGTGGTTCAGGCCGCTGATTGAAGTGTACCCGTAAGCCGATTCGGTGACGATGGTATCAGGGAACGCGATTGTTCCCTTTCTGTACCGTTCCTTCCCCAGTATGAGCATTATCTCGTCTTCTCGATTGGTGTACCTATCTGCAAGGTACTTACAGCGTCCTCTTGTGTTGTATACGTGGTAGATGTGCTCACCGAGTAGGATATCGTTCTCAACAAAGTTGTTGATTTCGAGGTTACACATGAAACATTTGTGTGTGTCAACCGTATGTGGAAGGAGTACACCGAAGTTTGTGGTGTCGTAAGCTAAGGCGCTATCGGGTTCGAGGCCTCCCCAGCTGTACTCATGTCCGGGTCCTCTCCTAGTGAACAAAGGAGTGCTGTCGATAGACCCTGCCAGTTTCAGATGCTTCAACTTTGTCTTGAGGAGGTTACCAATCTCAGGGCATGCGATGTAATGATCTTGGCCAGGTGGCGATGCACAGATAATGCAATGTTTTGTACCTGCGATTGTAACGTACCCATCATTCGAGTACAACGTGAACTCGGGGAATGCTAGCAGCCCGCTTTGGAACCTCAGCATCCCTTGTAGGATGATAAGCTCCTTTTCACGTCCCCTGCACTTGAGCTTCACATAGCGACACTGTCATCCCCCCGCTCCGCACgtgttcatttaaaccagggtcaCCTCTTTTGTATCCGGAGAGTACCATGTTACAATCGGTACACTTATACGTGTCGTACGTCCCATCCACGTGCATCATGACATTAGGGTCTTCCAGTAAGTCATATTCATTCCTTGAACCTTTGCAACAGTGTTTGGGAGTGGTGTATTGAGGGGTTATACTCCGGTTCTTTATACAACTCCACAAGTTGTATAAGGGTATTTGGGTTGGATATATGGACTCTGGTTGTATATAACAACACTGGTGGATAAAGGACACTGGTGGATAAAGGAGAATGGGAGGATAACAAGGACTCTGGTGAGCAACACTGGCCTGATGAAACCTGGGATTGGTACCCTAGGGGTTTCAGGTATGATACAATGTGTGACATGTGTACATGAACCATAATAAAGGATGACAATAGTGGGTCAATGTTTATTACATTTATTGGCAATGTGACACAAACACTATGGCACAATATGACATTAGGTCAGTGTGGGTGTACGGTTCATAGATCAACGCATTGTGGCTACTACTACCAACTAGGTGTCATCATTTCCACACCGTACATCAACATGTCTTCCTCATCATACTCCCTCTTCAAAACTATTTCTCCATAGTGAGCGGGTATAGCCCTTTCCATTCCTGAAAAGTAATCTCGGAACACCACAATCACATTTTCATGTAACACCATTCGAAGGCTATTGGCATTGTCGAGCCTTGAATGAAGTTCCAACTCCGCTGGTGTTTCATACAGACCACTTTCTCTAACCTTTAGGGCGACTATCCAAAACCCTTTAGCTGTAATGGTCACCTTGGTAGTAGAGTTAGACCCCTTGGGGATATTCCGTACATCAATAGGTCACAGTGACTTACATTCCTTACCTCCACTAGGAAACAGTCAGAACCGGTACAGCAATAAGTAATAGTTGACCCGTACAAGTATATCTCACTGTGGGGTACGTCATGATCCACTACCAAGTCCATTACAACGGATCCCTGAGCAAGGCTCTGGTGGATAGTTGTAGTGTTATTATCCACCCTGATTAGTGTTTGCTGGGATGCTGTGGCCACAACTTTAACCCCATTAGGTGTAGTTACAGTCATTTCGTCCAGACCAGCACGAACTAGGGAATCCAGTTTCTCCCTCCACACCTTGGCGTTAAATTCCTCTCCTTCCTTGGTAGTGAGATCCTTGTAGGCACTTCGATATACTGTGTCACCGGTCACACTGCAAGTCAACATGATACCTTCTGGGTCAATGGACACGGCTGAGCTCCCCTTCCTGTACAGCACCGCTCCGTGCAAAAGCAGTCCATGGTCCGTCACCGAGCATGCACGCTTTACGTACTCTGGTTGAGGCACCAAGCTAGTCTCTGGTCGTAGGACTAATGTAATCTCGTCCACGTCCAACTGTTGAGTAGCACTCACGGTCACCCCCGTAGTGCCATGTGCTACCAGAAGAGACAGGGTCATATGATCCTTCACCGTAACAGATGAATTTGTACCCAGTTCCAGTGTACTGAACTGACTCCCCTGCTTTAACTCTACGTGGGAATTGTCACCTAGATGCAGGTCCATTCGGGTTTCCAACACCACGTTAGCAGATGATTCGGCTGCCTTGATGCACTCTATGGACACGGGTCTGACTGTAATATCACGGCCTGTTATCTTATTCCTCTTCACATCTCCCATCATACTTATCCGCAGCTTCTTCTCTGGACTCCCGATTATCACGGTATCGACACCTAGGCCGCCAACTATGCAAGCCTTAGTGTGTTCGGATACCAGGAAGACATTGGTAGCGTTTGTGGCACCTTTATAAATGCCTGCACCATCCACTATAATCAAGGCAGGCATATCGGTCTTAGCCACCAACATCTTAACATAGTTACTTATGTCATCAAGCTTCCTCTCTTTACGTGTGGGCATCTTCACGCTAGGAGCATTTGCGTACAGCACTATGTCTTGGCTTACTGGGCCCCGTTTCCTAAAAACATAGGGCTTGACGACCTCCTCTTTGTCTGTGCCAATATACCTGCGAGTAATACACTGTCTCAAGCTCCTACATTTACCCTTGAAGATGTTAGCATCTGTGGTTCTGGTTGTGAGGAAGGATGGACGGCCGTTTCCCGGTACATCAATGTATCTGGAACACTTGCGTGATTCCTTCATCCATCCGAGAGGCCGTGAAATCATTTCGGCTTTGTACGCATTGACGGTCAGGGCTCTCAGTTGCGGTTCCATAAGAGGATCACCTACTTCTGTGGTTACTGCCACGAACCTCTTTCTCTCGATCGCGTCTTCTATATATCTATCCATGTTGCCACAGGGATCAGTGGCGTTGGGTATAGTCCGGTCGTAAAACGCACATTCTTCGTTGGTCGGCAATGCAGCCACCTGTCGACTCAATGCCTCCATGAACATCTGGATccgggattgtttggggttgttacAGTGTATACGGGCCAATTGGTAACACAGTTGCTGAGTCTCAATGTTCCCTATGTATACCGCTTTCAGGGGCACACTGTGCTCCATTGAAAATGTCACCTGATATATTTTGTGGTGTGGAGACAGGTCTGGTGTAGCTGCATCCAAAATAGCGGGCCACACCTCGACTGCACTCTCCACACATTGGTGGCCTTGCTGATTATGAAACTCATTGATGACTGTAGATACAGGGAAGCCAACTACCACGTTTACCGTGCGTAAGGCTTGAAGCAAAGAGTTTGCAAGTCCACTGTTGACACGCTCCAGGTCGGCCACCTTCTCATAGTAGTCCAACCACGATGTAGAGCCAAAGAAACTCGTTGCCCCCAATGTCCACATCTCCTTAGTGCTAAGAGGCAGTTTGTTAGCGACTGACCTCACCACGTGAGTCGCATATTCCCCCTGTGTTATGAGCGTGACTAGAACGTCCACCGAGACCATGGGTAACATTGCAGGGTTCAGACCGTCAAATACCAGGGTTATCATCTGCATAGAGGATCTTGTCAGCCAGTAGTAGTCACTAGGACTGTGGTGTCCGTCGGCGATGTTGCGGATGTTCTGAGCAAAGAAGAAGATGTTAGCTGCTGCACCGGCGAT
Encoded here:
- the LOC106595026 gene encoding induced myeloid leukemia cell differentiation protein Mcl-1 homolog produces the protein MHTMKISHQETYHHQTGALDTDTRQLIKCVLGQCTGLLKPRWNESKALSTMSRVVGQLLEKHRYTYNGMINTLYVDDRGDDVKFLSAVAHIIFQDGTVNWGRVASLTSFGAAVCQYLKDKGRDNCVEVAGEEISAYLVTHHKDWLVKHNSWLRSNGFVEFFPVAEPESRSRNIIMTLVGLAGIGAAMTLLVM